One region of Pseudomonas glycinae genomic DNA includes:
- a CDS encoding CsiV family protein: MRLFRSLTLLLTLVAPTAFADDLYQVEMILVRQNAVPAIVSRAAPEDWAAGAQRLGDNSKRTPALNDVVTKLTASGEYSVLMHKAWQQTLGETPAKVAVSEGQEQFGQFPIEGTIEMKLGRFTDVNADFWVNQIDANGMVTASERLKQDSHTKNGQLNYLDNGHLALLIKITSLTAPAPREAPEVVPD; encoded by the coding sequence ATGCGCCTGTTTCGCTCTCTGACTTTGCTACTGACGCTCGTAGCACCGACGGCGTTTGCCGATGACCTGTATCAGGTCGAAATGATTCTGGTACGCCAGAACGCCGTGCCGGCAATTGTCAGCCGCGCCGCACCGGAAGACTGGGCGGCCGGCGCGCAACGCCTGGGCGATAACAGCAAACGCACCCCGGCGCTGAACGACGTTGTGACCAAACTCACCGCCAGCGGCGAGTACAGCGTGCTGATGCACAAAGCCTGGCAGCAGACGCTCGGCGAGACGCCGGCGAAGGTTGCAGTCAGCGAAGGTCAGGAGCAGTTCGGCCAATTCCCGATCGAAGGCACGATTGAAATGAAGCTCGGGCGCTTTACCGACGTGAACGCCGATTTCTGGGTCAACCAGATCGACGCCAACGGCATGGTCACCGCCAGCGAGCGCCTTAAACAGGACAGCCACACCAAGAACGGCCAACTCAACTACCTCGACAACGGCCATCTGGCCCTGCTGATCAAGATCACTTCACTGACGGCGCCCGCGCCTCGGGAAGCGCCTGAAGTCGTTCCGGACTGA